The Pseudomonadota bacterium sequence TCGGACAGGGGAAAACGCCCTCCGGCGGAGCCGTCTGGGTTGATCAGCGTCAGAAGACCGCGAGGCTGGGGTCCTGATTCGAGCTCGGCGGCTGCCGGGGGTGCTTCGAGCGCGGTGGCGGGGGCGGAACCAGCGCTCATGGAGTGACCACACGTGCCACAGAACTTGAAGTCCCCCGGTACCGCCGAACCGCAGTTCGGACAGGTAGCGGCAGCAGCGGTGCTGGGCCGGGGCGCCTCCTCGGGCGGCTCGCCGACGGCGCGGTCGTCCGCACCGGGCCCCGTCGCACCGGAGCGCGCCTGCGCGGTCTCGCCCGGCTGCTCGGTGGACTCGCTTTGCCTGGCCCCGGAGCCCGTTGCCGGGCCGGGCAGATCGCTCTTGGCTGCTGCGCTACCCTTTGCGAGGGGGGACACGGCTGCAGCCTCTTGGGCAACGGGCCCTGCCGAGTCCACCACCAGCTGCGCCCCGGTGTACGGTCGGAAATCGCCCGGCGTCTTTTCTGCGCCCCGCGGCAGCTCCGAGCCGCAGCCCAGGCAGAACTTGTAGTGAGGCTGATTCTGCTTGCCGCAGCGCGGGCAGACGGTCACGGCCACCTCCGTCTAGGGAGTGTCTTCAAAATCGGACCGAGAGCCCGAGGATGATCGGAATCATGGGGTTTTTCGCCGTGACGAGGCAATGTGGTGCATCGTTGAGGAGCGGCGGGAGACCCCACGA is a genomic window containing:
- a CDS encoding FHA domain-containing protein codes for the protein MTVCPRCGKQNQPHYKFCLGCGSELPRGAEKTPGDFRPYTGAQLVVDSAGPVAQEAAAVSPLAKGSAAAKSDLPGPATGSGARQSESTEQPGETAQARSGATGPGADDRAVGEPPEEAPRPSTAAAATCPNCGSAVPGDFKFCGTCGHSMSAGSAPATALEAPPAAAELESGPQPRGLLTLINPDGSAGGRFPLSDATTQVGRDAGEPFALDSYLSPVHATFSFEDAGLVLRDEGSLNGVYLRLTPQQPVALEHGSVFRIGQEVLKFELMQPQQGADGVELLGAPDPGYIGRISLIVGRNVTGNAFPIGPHGVHLGRERGDVLFPEDGYVSGLHCRVYGDEGSVKLADMNSSNGTFLRVSERATVEHGSMVLMGQQLFRIQIPSR